In Aeromicrobium marinum DSM 15272, one genomic interval encodes:
- a CDS encoding S-layer homology domain-containing protein: protein MKITAPFRRLTVAAVTAPLLVAGLSAPAQAVNDESDAAASWLADQLTDGLVFNQQFTSNDLGLSLDVYFALDAIGVEGAAKDSIITAMADNADTYLTFDTPGELYAGAAGKLGTAVIDSGADPRAFGGRDLVADIESRVATAGEDTGRATDLSAFGDFSNAIGQSWVVKALVGSESDLADEAAGYLAAQQCADGGFSSNLNAATCTSSVDSTTFAVEGLLAADQAEVGDFGDVVSEAADYLVEVQAADGSFGSNTNSTGKAALVLSSLDRERAAVAASSWVHRLFVGPDLADSALGDEIGAVAFDEAAFALGLQQGIVVPTRDQWIRAAAQAAPALDLVEGQDLYTDVPASLTFFFEITWLSATGITTGYEDGTFRPAEPVLREQMAAFLYRFADEPTVERPAESPFTDVSEDDTFYDEIIWLESTGITTGYDEADGTRTFRPSQPVLREQMAAFLYRFDEQDFVDDDGATFTDVAPAFEFFDEIEWLATTGITTGYEEAGDTVTFRGAQPVLREQMAAFLFRYDQYQQSDL, encoded by the coding sequence ATGAAGATCACTGCACCCTTTCGGCGACTCACCGTCGCCGCCGTCACCGCGCCTCTGCTGGTGGCCGGACTATCCGCCCCTGCTCAGGCCGTCAACGACGAGTCCGACGCAGCGGCCTCCTGGTTGGCCGACCAACTGACCGATGGTCTGGTGTTCAACCAGCAGTTCACGTCCAACGACCTCGGCCTCAGCCTCGACGTCTACTTCGCGCTCGACGCCATCGGCGTGGAGGGTGCGGCGAAGGATTCGATCATCACGGCGATGGCGGACAACGCCGACACCTATCTGACCTTCGACACGCCGGGCGAGTTGTACGCCGGTGCGGCCGGAAAGCTCGGCACCGCCGTCATCGACAGTGGCGCGGACCCGCGGGCCTTCGGCGGGCGGGATCTGGTGGCCGACATCGAGTCGCGCGTGGCGACCGCCGGTGAGGACACCGGCCGTGCCACCGACCTCTCCGCCTTCGGCGACTTCTCCAACGCCATCGGCCAGTCCTGGGTCGTGAAGGCCCTGGTCGGCTCCGAGAGCGACTTGGCCGACGAGGCCGCCGGCTACCTCGCCGCACAGCAGTGCGCCGACGGCGGCTTCTCCTCCAACCTCAACGCCGCGACCTGCACGTCCTCGGTCGACTCCACCACCTTCGCCGTGGAGGGTCTGCTGGCCGCCGACCAGGCCGAAGTCGGTGACTTCGGGGATGTGGTCTCCGAGGCGGCCGACTACCTCGTCGAGGTCCAGGCGGCCGACGGCTCGTTCGGCAGCAACACCAACTCCACCGGCAAGGCGGCGCTCGTGCTGAGCAGCCTGGATCGCGAGCGGGCCGCCGTCGCTGCGTCGTCCTGGGTGCACCGGCTGTTCGTCGGACCTGACCTGGCTGATTCCGCACTGGGCGACGAGATCGGTGCGGTCGCCTTCGACGAGGCAGCGTTCGCCCTGGGTCTCCAGCAGGGCATCGTCGTCCCGACCCGTGACCAGTGGATCCGGGCCGCGGCCCAGGCCGCGCCTGCGCTCGACCTGGTCGAGGGCCAGGACCTGTACACCGACGTCCCTGCCTCGTTGACCTTCTTCTTCGAGATCACCTGGCTCTCCGCGACGGGCATCACGACGGGGTACGAGGACGGGACGTTCCGGCCGGCCGAGCCGGTGCTGCGTGAGCAGATGGCCGCGTTCCTGTACCGGTTCGCCGACGAGCCCACGGTCGAGCGTCCGGCGGAGTCGCCGTTCACCGACGTGTCCGAGGACGACACGTTCTACGACGAGATCATCTGGCTGGAGTCGACCGGCATCACCACCGGCTACGACGAGGCCGACGGCACCCGCACGTTCCGTCCGTCCCAGCCGGTGCTGCGTGAGCAGATGGCCGCGTTCCTGTACCGCTTCGACGAGCAGGACTTCGTCGACGACGACGGTGCGACGTTCACCGACGTGGCCCCGGCGTTCGAGTTCTTCGACGAGATCGAGTGGCTGGCCACGACCGGCATCACCACCGGCTACGAGGAGGCCGGCGACACCGTCACCTTCCGCGGCGCCCAGCCCGTCCTGCGCGAGCAGATGGCCGCGTTCCTGTTCCGCTACGACCAGTACCAGCAGTCCGACCTCTGA
- a CDS encoding energy-coupling factor transporter transmembrane component T produces the protein MTTRPLPRDLHPGAWWIWALGLAAAASFTLNPFLLLLIIAVAALTVMARRSDAPWALSFRFYVYFGLFIVVIRVLYRIVLGGGGMPDDVVLFTLPSVPLPEAARGIELLGPFTLPELLGALYDGLRLAAMVICVGAANALANPKRLLKSVPPALYEVGTAIVVALSVFPQLAESVQRVHRARKLRGDPGKGVGALRRIVVPVLEDALERSLTLAAGMDARGYGRSGDATAHERLRTGVLMLLGLFGLCIGAYAYLDGTAPRYLAGPMLAAGVVLAGLALWSAGQRVQRTRYRPDRWRRAEIGTALAGIAAAVGVDRAVDLDPYGVFPGLTSVPTVPVVAVLAVLVAALPALITPEPAKALSAEPEREPEVVR, from the coding sequence ATGACGACGAGGCCGCTGCCGCGTGACCTGCACCCGGGAGCCTGGTGGATCTGGGCGCTCGGGCTCGCGGCTGCGGCCTCGTTCACCCTCAACCCGTTCCTGCTGCTGCTGATCATCGCGGTGGCGGCCCTCACCGTCATGGCCCGTCGGTCCGACGCGCCGTGGGCGCTGTCGTTCCGCTTCTACGTGTACTTCGGCCTCTTCATCGTCGTCATCCGGGTCCTCTACCGGATCGTGCTCGGTGGCGGGGGCATGCCCGACGACGTCGTGCTGTTCACGCTGCCGAGCGTGCCGCTGCCCGAAGCCGCCCGTGGCATCGAGCTGCTGGGCCCGTTCACGCTCCCTGAGCTGCTGGGCGCGCTGTACGACGGTCTCCGGCTGGCCGCGATGGTCATCTGCGTGGGCGCCGCCAACGCCCTGGCCAACCCGAAGCGACTGCTGAAGTCGGTCCCGCCGGCGCTGTACGAGGTCGGGACCGCGATCGTCGTCGCGCTGTCGGTGTTCCCCCAGCTGGCCGAGAGCGTGCAGCGGGTGCACCGGGCCCGCAAGCTGCGGGGCGACCCCGGCAAGGGCGTCGGGGCCCTGCGTCGGATCGTCGTCCCGGTGCTCGAGGACGCGCTCGAACGGTCGCTCACCCTGGCGGCCGGCATGGACGCGCGCGGCTACGGCCGCAGCGGCGACGCCACCGCACATGAGCGGCTGCGCACCGGCGTGCTGATGCTGCTGGGGCTGTTCGGGCTCTGCATCGGCGCCTACGCCTACCTCGACGGGACGGCCCCCCGGTACCTGGCCGGTCCGATGCTGGCGGCCGGGGTCGTGCTGGCCGGGCTCGCCCTGTGGTCGGCCGGGCAGCGCGTGCAGCGGACCCGCTACCGGCCCGACCGGTGGCGCCGTGCCGAGATCGGCACCGCCCTCGCCGGCATCGCCGCGGCGGTGGGGGTCGACCGTGCGGTGGATCTCGACCCGTACGGCGTCTTCCCCGGCCTGACCTCGGTCCCCACCGTGCCGGTCGTCGCGGTGCTCGCGGTGCTCGTGGCCGCGCTGCCGGCGCTGATCACCCCCGAGCCGGCGAAGGCGTTGTCCGCCGAGCCGGAACGAGAGCCCGAGGTGGTCCGATGA